A genomic stretch from Bacteroidota bacterium includes:
- a CDS encoding ABC transporter ATP-binding protein has translation MEEQFLNKRLDELWQLTQDPDLARATRRMLDVGTDLFLSRDLETKILNIRKKYNSLSEESVDHNPDSYQEQMNNLRAEIELVCTEVKEKSKVPAQPSVINKVMLTTEGLGKVYEGKGRTFRFEPLTLELKTGEITGVVGENGNGKTTLLRMLAGDLASTSGTINFPQYHTNEWYEAKQKIGYIPQRIDTWFGTLSDNLKFTASIHGIKDEENDYAVDYIIERLGLNKFRDLTWKQISGGYRLRFELAKVLIRKPQLLILDEPLANLDINAQQLFLQDLKYLSQSIRHPFAVILSSQQLHEVENISDNLIFIKNGNTLYSGARRDFGKDRSTNCIELNGQFEKQELIAAIKDMEGATVEETGTIYIVNFAVNIAPVELLKTLLSKGLMVNYYRDISDSTRKLFKKDM, from the coding sequence ATGGAAGAGCAATTTTTAAACAAACGTTTGGACGAGCTTTGGCAGCTTACGCAAGACCCTGACCTGGCAAGGGCTACACGAAGGATGTTAGATGTAGGCACTGACTTGTTTTTGAGCAGAGATTTGGAAACAAAAATTCTGAATATCAGAAAAAAGTACAACTCCCTATCGGAAGAAAGTGTGGATCACAATCCCGATAGCTATCAGGAACAAATGAATAATTTGCGAGCAGAGATAGAACTTGTTTGCACAGAGGTAAAGGAGAAAAGCAAGGTTCCTGCACAGCCAAGTGTCATCAATAAAGTGATGTTGACTACTGAAGGATTGGGGAAAGTTTATGAGGGCAAAGGAAGAACTTTTAGATTTGAACCGCTTACACTCGAATTAAAAACTGGTGAGATTACAGGTGTAGTGGGCGAGAACGGAAACGGGAAAACTACTTTGCTCCGCATGTTGGCTGGCGATTTGGCATCGACAAGTGGTACCATCAATTTTCCACAATATCATACCAACGAATGGTATGAAGCCAAGCAAAAAATAGGATATATTCCACAACGAATTGATACATGGTTTGGTACCTTATCGGATAATTTGAAATTCACTGCCTCTATTCATGGAATTAAGGATGAAGAAAATGATTACGCAGTTGATTATATTATAGAAAGATTGGGATTGAACAAATTCAGAGACCTTACTTGGAAGCAGATTTCTGGCGGTTATAGATTGCGTTTTGAGCTTGCAAAAGTATTGATTCGCAAACCGCAATTGCTCATACTGGACGAGCCTTTGGCCAATCTCGATATCAATGCTCAGCAACTTTTCTTGCAGGATTTAAAATATCTTTCTCAAAGTATTCGTCATCCGTTTGCTGTTATTTTAAGTTCGCAACAATTGCATGAGGTAGAAAATATTTCGGATAATTTAATATTTATTAAAAACGGAAATACTTTATATAGTGGTGCAAGAAGAGATTTTGGAAAAGACCGCAGCACCAATTGTATAGAGCTCAATGGTCAATTCGAAAAGCAGGAATTGATTGCTGCAATTAAAGACATGGAAGGTGCTACCGTGGAAGAAACAGGAACAATATATATTGTAAATTTTGCAGTTAATATAGCCCCGGTAGAGCTCTTGAAAACCTTACTGAGTAAAGGACTTATGGTAAACTATTATAGAGATATTAGTGATTCGACGAGGAAGTTGTTTAAAAAAGATATGTAG
- a CDS encoding PrsW family glutamic-type intramembrane protease, whose protein sequence is MSLKYGCQLFLALLSGIACAAGALYAEQYFSLDAEHGNGDYFIVFFDNFFLISLIEELSKFVMVFLFLKFIHNRKILLYIALCIGLGFSIFEMSLYTYYQNYDIYRWIPFALHIFLAIIQMRVMMYALDFSTQRYFYINLAWVITWLIHGVYDLSVSISIKWIWIFSLLTVLFLVSLYILFSQQTAKDVALETKIDEEENESGDFGFFK, encoded by the coding sequence ATGTCGCTTAAATACGGCTGTCAACTTTTTCTTGCGTTGTTATCGGGTATTGCTTGTGCTGCTGGGGCTCTATATGCTGAGCAATATTTTAGCTTAGATGCTGAACATGGAAATGGGGACTATTTTATTGTTTTTTTTGATAATTTTTTCTTGATTTCATTAATCGAAGAGTTGTCAAAATTTGTGATGGTTTTCCTGTTTTTAAAATTCATTCACAACCGAAAAATTTTATTATATATAGCATTGTGCATAGGACTTGGCTTTTCGATATTTGAAATGAGTCTTTATACTTATTATCAAAATTATGATATATATAGATGGATTCCCTTTGCATTACATATATTTTTAGCCATTATACAAATGCGGGTGATGATGTATGCTCTCGACTTCAGCACTCAAAGATATTTTTATATCAATTTGGCTTGGGTAATCACTTGGCTTATCCATGGGGTATATGATTTATCAGTATCCATATCAATCAAATGGATATGGATTTTTTCGTTACTTACTGTTTTATTTTTAGTTAGTTTATATATATTATTCAGCCAACAAACTGCCAAAGATGTAGCATTAGAAACTAAAATAGATGAAGAAGAAAATGAGTCCGGCGATTTTGGATTTTTTAAATAA